One genomic region from Sulfurimonas sp. hsl 1-7 encodes:
- a CDS encoding pyridoxal-phosphate-dependent aminotransferase family protein codes for MLLFTPGPTPVPQNVRNAMAEETIHHRTPEFEAIFEKTRKHLFNLFNTDEVIMLSSSGTGAMEAAVINLCHNTLLNVNSGKFGERFGKIAVAHGLKQVEIVNEWDTPVSVDAVVEAVKQNSDIDAIAVQISESAGGLRHPVEELAAAVKAINPNIMIIADGITAVGVEKIDVTNIDALLAGSQKALMLPPGLSILGLSNGAIEKIGAGRGYYLNLASEIKKQKQNTTAYTAATTLTIGLLEVLETIEADGGIETLYERTAVRAEAVKSALQALGLHIYPKVPAMSMTTIDDENANEIRNILKNDYKVNVAGGQDHLKGKIFRINQMGLINDYEMSWVVNAVELALDKLGRRKYDGTANKIFNEVTFKLGK; via the coding sequence ATGTTACTTTTTACACCTGGACCGACTCCAGTACCACAAAATGTTAGAAATGCGATGGCTGAGGAGACAATCCATCACCGTACACCTGAGTTTGAAGCAATTTTTGAAAAAACTCGTAAACATCTTTTTAACCTATTTAATACTGATGAAGTTATTATGCTTTCATCGAGTGGAACGGGTGCTATGGAAGCTGCAGTTATCAATCTGTGCCATAACACTTTACTCAATGTAAACTCTGGAAAGTTTGGTGAGCGTTTTGGAAAAATTGCCGTAGCTCACGGGCTTAAACAAGTTGAAATCGTAAATGAGTGGGATACACCTGTAAGTGTTGATGCAGTTGTTGAAGCTGTAAAGCAAAATTCAGATATCGATGCTATTGCCGTACAGATAAGTGAATCTGCGGGTGGACTTCGTCATCCTGTTGAAGAGTTGGCAGCTGCTGTAAAAGCCATCAATCCAAACATCATGATTATTGCTGACGGTATTACTGCTGTTGGTGTTGAGAAAATTGATGTAACGAATATTGATGCACTTTTAGCGGGAAGCCAAAAAGCATTAATGCTTCCTCCGGGACTTTCTATTTTAGGTCTTTCAAACGGTGCAATCGAGAAAATCGGTGCGGGACGTGGATATTACCTGAATTTAGCAAGTGAGATTAAAAAGCAAAAGCAAAATACAACTGCTTATACTGCAGCTACTACACTTACTATAGGTTTACTTGAAGTTTTAGAGACTATTGAGGCTGACGGTGGCATTGAAACATTATATGAAAGAACAGCTGTACGTGCAGAGGCTGTAAAATCTGCACTTCAAGCATTAGGTTTACACATATATCCAAAAGTACCTGCAATGTCTATGACAACTATAGATGATGAAAATGCTAATGAGATTAGAAATATCCTAAAAAATGATTATAAAGTGAACGTTGCAGGCGGACAGGATCATTTAAAAGGTAAAATTTTTAGAATTAACCAAATGGGGCTTATTAATGATTACGAGATGAGCTGGGTTGTTAATGCAGTAGAACTTGCACTTGACAAACTAGGTCGTCGTAAATACGATGGAACGGCAAATAAAATTTTCAACGAAGTAACATTTAAGCTAGGTAAGTAA
- a CDS encoding cytochrome c oxidase, cbb3-type, CcoQ subunit translates to MDIDTLQGYAYFFLTVFLTVGLYAYIYHLYKNKKDESGVDYEEYGNMALNDDIDDTPVKSVSDKKDK, encoded by the coding sequence GTGGATATTGATACACTTCAGGGGTATGCTTACTTCTTCTTGACAGTATTTTTAACGGTAGGTTTATATGCATATATATACCATTTGTATAAAAACAAAAAAGATGAGTCAGGTGTTGACTATGAAGAGTATGGCAATATGGCACTTAATGATGATATAGATGACACTCCGGTGAAATCTGTATCTGACAAAAAAGATAAATAG
- a CDS encoding ATP phosphoribosyltransferase regulatory subunit codes for MILEHEIPNGSKLYFGQSAKIKRHIEKVASDVLDAKEYEEIVTPVFSYHQHQSIADERELIRLNDEKNNALSLRADSTIDVVRIIEKRLGSNTTQKKWFYIQPVFTYPTTEQYQVGVEYMGERNLASVLNIATEIFEKLEVKPLVQISNMKIAKIINGMFDELSIDDFRHINIDKFLSLGIEWLNKLVYLQHVEQIDEVIEIVPEPIKVELEKMKALCKDMQYTHTVLAPMYYAKMLYYDELFFRAIVNNEVYARGGRYKNEDLTSVGFAIYTDTICEELSKGK; via the coding sequence ATGATTTTAGAACACGAAATACCAAACGGTTCGAAACTTTATTTTGGTCAATCTGCAAAAATAAAACGTCACATCGAGAAAGTAGCGAGTGACGTTTTAGATGCAAAAGAGTATGAAGAGATAGTTACACCTGTTTTTTCATATCATCAACATCAATCGATCGCGGATGAAAGAGAGTTAATTCGTCTTAATGATGAGAAGAATAATGCGCTTTCTCTTCGTGCCGATTCAACTATTGATGTTGTACGTATTATTGAGAAAAGACTCGGCTCTAACACAACTCAAAAGAAGTGGTTTTATATTCAACCGGTTTTTACATACCCGACTACTGAGCAATATCAAGTGGGTGTTGAGTATATGGGTGAGAGAAATCTTGCTTCGGTCCTCAATATCGCAACTGAGATTTTTGAAAAGTTAGAAGTAAAACCGCTTGTACAGATCTCAAATATGAAAATTGCCAAAATAATCAATGGGATGTTTGACGAATTATCGATCGATGATTTTAGACATATCAATATTGATAAGTTTTTATCGCTTGGTATTGAGTGGTTAAATAAACTAGTATATTTACAACATGTAGAGCAGATTGATGAAGTGATTGAAATCGTTCCTGAGCCAATTAAAGTGGAACTTGAAAAGATGAAAGCACTTTGTAAAGATATGCAATATACACATACAGTGCTAGCACCTATGTATTACGCAAAAATGCTTTATTATGATGAGCTGTTTTTTAGAGCAATCGTAAATAACGAAGTGTATGCTCGTGGTGGAAGATATAAAAATGAAGATCTGACTTCTGTAGGTTTTGCAATCTATACAGATACAATTTGTGAAGAATTAAGTAAAGGGAAATAA
- a CDS encoding MotE family protein: protein MRFLLVLSICYTFIFGLETSDRLFECTEIFKQRKSELLVELERIDEQKQALQSLKTATEALLKEKETKLNQQEEEVNNRLDEIKKREKSIKTMLDRNEKALAELKSIKLGKVSQTFAKMKPAAAANILGDMQKGEAVKILQSLKPQILGKILSKMEAKKASELTQLLAE, encoded by the coding sequence GTGAGATTTTTATTAGTTTTATCGATCTGTTATACATTTATTTTTGGACTAGAAACAAGTGACAGACTTTTTGAATGTACAGAGATATTTAAACAAAGAAAGAGTGAACTCCTTGTTGAACTTGAACGTATAGATGAACAAAAACAAGCATTACAATCTCTCAAAACTGCAACAGAAGCATTATTAAAAGAGAAAGAAACAAAACTGAATCAACAAGAAGAGGAAGTTAATAATAGACTTGATGAGATTAAAAAAAGAGAAAAGAGTATTAAAACAATGCTCGACCGTAATGAAAAAGCATTAGCTGAATTAAAATCGATAAAACTCGGAAAAGTTTCACAAACATTTGCAAAAATGAAACCCGCTGCTGCAGCCAATATTTTGGGAGATATGCAAAAGGGTGAAGCTGTAAAAATCTTGCAATCTTTAAAACCTCAAATTCTTGGAAAAATACTTAGTAAAATGGAAGCAAAAAAAGCTTCGGAATTAACACAACTTTTAGCCGAATAA
- a CDS encoding DUF4006 family protein translates to MNENRSVFALDGVTGMLIATVLLLSILVFLTVNAISVQNANSNNFYKIQNETEIGSGIGFGEGHTTSKAEDHVVSVPVK, encoded by the coding sequence ATGAATGAGAATAGAAGTGTTTTCGCTCTTGACGGTGTAACAGGTATGTTGATTGCAACTGTACTACTTCTTAGCATTTTAGTGTTTTTAACGGTAAATGCTATTAGTGTTCAAAACGCAAACTCTAACAACTTTTACAAAATTCAAAATGAAACTGAGATCGGTTCTGGTATAGGTTTTGGTGAAGGTCACACTACATCAAAAGCTGAAGACCATGTCGTATCAGTTCCAGTAAAATAG
- the carA gene encoding glutamine-hydrolyzing carbamoyl-phosphate synthase small subunit, translated as MAELKKVYIYLENGTYLEAKSFGASKTEVGEIVFNTSMTGYQEIMSDPSYAGQFVTFTMPEIGNVGVNDQDMESLKAHSKGMIVRKYQPRYSNFRAEDSLSNFLEKHNVMGICDIDTRFLTKMLRAEGAMMMIASTEISDKDELKKVLANSPRIEDVNYIEQVSTKEAYQHTTSTYAAREFKYDDAPEQQAKIAVIDFGVKRNILNEIVSAGIGVEVIPNDFIAEDLIEKYNSKLIDGVFLSNGPGDPLVLKKEQEQIKKLIAAKVPMFGICLGHQLLSISHGYDTFKLKFGHHGGNHPVKNEKTGFVEITAQNHNYNVPDNITEIAEVTHTNLFDGTIEGLKYKDEPIFSVQHHPESSPGPKESRYIFSEFLSLIKR; from the coding sequence ATGGCAGAATTAAAAAAAGTATATATCTATCTTGAGAATGGAACATACCTTGAAGCGAAGAGTTTCGGTGCTTCAAAAACAGAAGTTGGTGAAATAGTATTCAACACTTCAATGACTGGATATCAAGAGATTATGTCTGATCCGTCATATGCAGGTCAATTTGTAACATTTACAATGCCTGAGATCGGAAACGTTGGTGTAAACGATCAAGATATGGAAAGTTTAAAAGCACATTCAAAAGGGATGATCGTACGTAAGTATCAGCCAAGATACTCTAACTTTCGTGCTGAGGACTCTCTGTCTAACTTCTTAGAAAAACACAATGTTATGGGAATCTGCGATATCGATACAAGATTTTTAACTAAGATGTTAAGAGCTGAAGGTGCTATGATGATGATTGCATCGACTGAGATCAGCGATAAAGATGAGTTAAAAAAAGTTCTAGCAAACTCTCCTCGTATCGAAGATGTGAACTACATTGAACAAGTAAGTACAAAAGAAGCATATCAACACACTACAAGTACTTATGCTGCAAGAGAGTTCAAATATGATGATGCTCCAGAGCAACAAGCAAAGATTGCAGTAATCGATTTCGGTGTAAAAAGAAATATCTTAAACGAGATTGTTTCAGCAGGGATTGGTGTTGAAGTTATTCCAAATGACTTTATTGCAGAAGACCTAATTGAAAAATACAACTCTAAGCTTATTGACGGTGTATTTTTATCAAACGGTCCTGGTGATCCGTTAGTACTTAAAAAAGAGCAAGAGCAGATCAAAAAACTGATCGCTGCTAAAGTACCAATGTTCGGTATCTGTTTAGGACATCAACTTCTTTCTATTTCACATGGATACGATACATTTAAATTAAAGTTCGGTCACCACGGTGGTAACCATCCTGTAAAAAATGAAAAAACTGGTTTTGTTGAGATTACTGCACAGAACCATAACTATAATGTTCCGGATAACATTACAGAGATTGCAGAAGTTACACATACAAACCTTTTTGATGGAACAATCGAGGGGCTAAAATATAAAGATGAACCAATCTTTTCAGTACAGCACCACCCGGAATCAAGTCCTGGTCCAAAAGAGAGCAGATACATCTTCTCTGAATTCCTTTCACTCATTAAAAGATAA
- a CDS encoding flagellar export protein FliJ: MRTRYSSLVNVKKNIMQKSERVLQAKNAALQNAKEALQNSLNALNEIQPPQHGIIADFLSNRALLDSGRSVIHHNEEWVAYATHEVAEAKEQLKRDMIEYEKYQYLELQEIEAIKKKEKIKEAKELDEVALMTFTKRERSA; encoded by the coding sequence ATGCGGACACGATACAGCTCTTTAGTCAATGTGAAAAAAAACATTATGCAAAAGAGTGAACGTGTTCTCCAAGCAAAAAATGCCGCACTTCAAAATGCCAAAGAAGCATTACAAAACTCTTTAAACGCACTCAACGAGATTCAACCCCCTCAACATGGAATAATTGCCGACTTTCTTTCAAACAGAGCACTTTTAGATTCCGGTCGTTCTGTAATTCATCATAATGAAGAGTGGGTTGCATATGCTACACATGAAGTAGCCGAAGCAAAAGAGCAACTTAAACGTGATATGATAGAATATGAAAAGTATCAATATCTGGAGCTTCAAGAGATAGAGGCGATCAAGAAAAAAGAGAAAATTAAAGAAGCCAAAGAGTTAGATGAGGTGGCGCTCATGACATTTACGAAGAGAGAAAGGTCAGCATAG
- a CDS encoding c-type cytochrome, with amino-acid sequence MNKLTLGGIIFAALMLLLTYLSVGGSKGGLNDDIVNMLAAAGAVALVIITVFVVIKYVRQMQTDTATGELAEESWDDIGEYKNPVPMGWAIMFMGTIIWGMWYFVAGYPVNAYSQIGEYNEDVKVHQDKFEKKYADIKGNELIKMGESVFIAECKVCHGADGKGLDGKAANLHERITAENVKHVIENGSAFGLLGEGSMMPNRDGLFNANTNANITDAEIEAVSKYVANGMQGEGADVFAGTCAMCHGADGKGVEYMGPNIAVFDSALVVNVLAHGKKGAIGAMPSFARLNDKQREAAAAYISAGLPDTDDLEGE; translated from the coding sequence ATGAATAAGCTAACGCTTGGGGGAATTATCTTTGCTGCTCTTATGTTATTACTAACATACCTATCTGTTGGTGGTTCTAAGGGTGGACTAAATGATGATATCGTCAACATGCTTGCTGCTGCTGGTGCAGTTGCACTTGTAATAATCACAGTATTTGTTGTTATTAAGTATGTTCGCCAAATGCAAACTGATACTGCTACAGGTGAGCTAGCAGAAGAGTCTTGGGATGATATCGGTGAATATAAGAACCCAGTTCCAATGGGTTGGGCTATTATGTTCATGGGAACTATCATTTGGGGTATGTGGTATTTTGTAGCTGGTTATCCAGTAAATGCATACTCTCAAATCGGTGAGTACAATGAAGATGTAAAAGTACATCAAGATAAGTTTGAAAAGAAATATGCAGATATTAAAGGGAATGAACTTATCAAAATGGGTGAATCTGTATTTATTGCAGAGTGTAAAGTTTGTCACGGTGCAGACGGTAAAGGTTTAGACGGTAAAGCTGCTAACCTACACGAAAGAATCACAGCTGAGAATGTTAAGCATGTAATCGAAAACGGTTCTGCATTTGGATTACTTGGTGAAGGTTCTATGATGCCTAACAGAGATGGTTTATTTAACGCTAACACTAATGCAAACATTACAGATGCAGAGATTGAAGCTGTTTCAAAATATGTAGCTAACGGTATGCAAGGTGAAGGTGCTGACGTTTTTGCTGGTACTTGTGCAATGTGTCACGGTGCTGATGGTAAAGGTGTTGAATATATGGGACCAAACATCGCTGTATTTGATTCTGCTTTAGTTGTTAATGTTTTAGCTCATGGTAAAAAAGGTGCTATCGGTGCTATGCCATCATTTGCTAGATTAAATGACAAACAAAGAGAAGCTGCAGCTGCTTACATTAGTGCAGGATTACCTGATACTGATGATTTAGAAGGAGAATAA
- a CDS encoding DUF507 family protein, which produces MKISLKTIPHISNKIAIDLNRSGVVTMTKGLEAVANEAQKVFETNVKQEMALEEKVNEMIDANEEEIEFMLADERQLFFMIKKKLAPQFDVILDYDERFSDISHKILDELYEEDLIHFDVSENRIKNIIYNSITSFIADTSEIQDAVMDKIRSYKRKFIPGTDEFEILYEKLYKEELLKRGME; this is translated from the coding sequence ATGAAAATATCACTAAAAACTATCCCCCATATATCGAATAAAATAGCAATTGATCTAAATAGAAGTGGTGTTGTGACTATGACTAAAGGGCTTGAAGCTGTAGCAAACGAAGCTCAAAAAGTGTTTGAAACAAATGTTAAACAAGAGATGGCGCTTGAAGAAAAAGTAAATGAGATGATTGATGCTAACGAGGAAGAGATCGAGTTCATGTTAGCTGATGAGCGTCAACTTTTCTTTATGATCAAGAAAAAACTTGCTCCTCAGTTTGACGTTATTTTAGATTATGATGAAAGATTTTCAGATATCTCACATAAGATTTTAGACGAACTGTACGAAGAGGATCTGATTCACTTCGATGTATCTGAAAATCGTATCAAAAATATAATTTATAACTCAATTACGTCGTTTATCGCAGATACTTCAGAGATTCAAGATGCTGTAATGGATAAGATCCGTTCGTATAAACGTAAGTTTATCCCTGGGACTGATGAGTTTGAGATTTTATATGAAAAACTTTACAAAGAAGAACTTTTAAAAAGAGGTATGGAGTAA
- a CDS encoding undecaprenyl-diphosphate phosphatase, translated as MDIFQSIIMGIIEGFTEFLPISSTGHLIVASDLLGIDQTNVTKAYEVIIQFAAILAVVLNYKEKFTIKKIDLWTKVFLAFIPIGAVGFLFSHQIKELFSVNVVATMFIIGGIIFLIVEKFYIPQEQHLIDDVEKVSLKKAMIIGIAQVFALIPGTSRAGSTIIGALLVGLSRKASAEFSFLLAFPVMSAVTAYDLLKHYHEFSSANLEVLAVGFVVSFFVAYLTIKLFLKFLERFTFVAFGVYRIIFGVILLLWN; from the coding sequence ATGGATATATTTCAATCAATAATAATGGGCATAATAGAGGGGTTTACGGAGTTTTTACCGATCTCTTCAACAGGGCATCTTATAGTTGCAAGTGATCTGCTTGGAATCGATCAAACAAATGTTACTAAAGCATATGAAGTGATCATCCAATTTGCTGCAATTCTCGCAGTAGTTTTAAACTACAAAGAGAAGTTCACAATCAAAAAAATCGACCTGTGGACAAAAGTATTTTTAGCATTTATTCCTATCGGAGCTGTAGGTTTTCTTTTCTCCCATCAAATCAAAGAACTTTTTAGTGTAAATGTCGTAGCAACGATGTTTATTATCGGGGGAATTATCTTCTTAATCGTAGAAAAATTTTACATACCTCAGGAGCAGCACCTTATCGACGACGTCGAAAAAGTCTCACTGAAAAAAGCGATGATTATTGGTATTGCTCAGGTATTTGCACTTATTCCCGGAACTAGCCGTGCGGGTTCCACAATCATCGGTGCTTTACTTGTAGGTCTTAGCCGTAAAGCCTCTGCAGAGTTTAGTTTTTTACTTGCATTTCCTGTAATGAGTGCCGTTACTGCATACGATCTGCTCAAACACTATCATGAGTTTTCATCGGCAAACTTGGAAGTTTTAGCTGTCGGATTTGTAGTTTCTTTTTTTGTAGCTTATCTTACAATCAAACTTTTTTTAAAATTTTTAGAGCGTTTTACCTTCGTAGCATTTGGAGTTTATAGAATCATTTTTGGAGTGATTTTACTACTTTGGAACTAA
- the ccoN gene encoding cytochrome-c oxidase, cbb3-type subunit I: MENRPLEYDYTVAKMFMLTTVLLGFVGMLIGVILAFELAFPSINTILGSGLAEYTNFSRLRPLHTDAVIFGFTLSGIFATWYYVGQRVLKVSMGESKFLMAIGKLHFVLYLLVVVAVVVSLFAGVTTSKEYAEFEWPIDIAVVVVWVLFGMSIFGLIGIRREKSLYISIWYYIATFLGIAMLYLFNNMEVPTYFVSNGIGAWYHSVSMYAGTNDALVQWWYGHNAVAFGFTVPIVAMIYYFLPKESGQAVYSYKLSLLSFWGLMFVYLWAGGHHLLYSTVPDWMQTMGSIFSVILILPSWGSAINMLLTMKGEWQQVAASPLIKFMVLGSTFYMFSTLEGPIQAIKSVNAIAHFTDWIVGHVHDGVLGWVGFMIMAALYHMAPRVFKREIYSKKLMAAQFWIQTLGVVLYFTSMWIAGITQGMMWRAHDQFGNLAYSFIDTVTVLHPYYTIRGVGGLLYLVGFVMFAYNIYKTMSARPVEETELKNASPMGA, encoded by the coding sequence ATGGAGAATCGTCCATTAGAGTACGACTACACGGTTGCAAAGATGTTTATGCTTACTACAGTTCTTTTAGGATTTGTAGGGATGCTCATCGGTGTAATTTTAGCATTTGAACTTGCATTTCCTAGTATTAATACTATTTTAGGAAGTGGTTTAGCTGAATACACTAACTTTAGTCGTCTTCGTCCACTGCACACTGATGCAGTTATTTTTGGTTTTACATTAAGTGGTATTTTTGCTACTTGGTATTATGTTGGTCAACGTGTACTTAAAGTATCAATGGGAGAATCTAAATTCTTAATGGCTATTGGTAAACTTCACTTCGTGTTATACCTATTAGTAGTTGTTGCTGTTGTTGTATCACTATTCGCTGGTGTAACAACTTCTAAAGAGTATGCAGAATTCGAATGGCCGATTGATATCGCTGTTGTTGTTGTATGGGTACTTTTTGGTATGAGTATTTTCGGTCTTATCGGTATCCGTCGTGAGAAGAGTTTATATATCTCTATCTGGTACTACATTGCTACTTTCTTAGGTATAGCTATGCTTTATCTATTTAATAACATGGAAGTTCCAACTTATTTCGTATCTAACGGAATCGGTGCATGGTATCACTCAGTATCTATGTATGCTGGTACAAATGATGCGTTAGTACAATGGTGGTATGGTCACAATGCGGTTGCATTCGGTTTCACAGTGCCTATCGTTGCTATGATTTACTACTTCTTACCAAAAGAATCTGGTCAAGCGGTTTATTCTTATAAACTTTCTTTACTTTCTTTCTGGGGTTTAATGTTCGTATATTTATGGGCTGGTGGTCACCACTTATTATATTCAACTGTTCCAGACTGGATGCAAACTATGGGTTCAATTTTCTCTGTAATCCTAATTCTTCCATCTTGGGGTTCTGCTATCAATATGCTTCTTACAATGAAGGGTGAGTGGCAACAAGTTGCAGCGTCTCCACTAATTAAGTTTATGGTTCTTGGTTCTACATTCTATATGTTCTCAACTTTAGAAGGTCCGATTCAAGCGATTAAATCTGTTAATGCTATTGCACACTTCACTGACTGGATCGTTGGTCACGTTCATGATGGTGTTCTTGGATGGGTTGGATTTATGATTATGGCTGCGCTATATCATATGGCTCCACGTGTATTTAAACGTGAAATCTATTCTAAAAAATTAATGGCTGCACAATTCTGGATCCAAACTTTAGGTGTTGTTTTATACTTCACTTCTATGTGGATTGCAGGTATCACTCAAGGTATGATGTGGCGTGCTCACGATCAATTTGGTAACTTAGCTTACTCGTTTATTGATACGGTAACTGTTTTACATCCATACTACACTATTCGTGGTGTTGGTGGTTTATTATACTTAGTAGGTTTCGTAATGTTTGCTTATAACATCTACAAAACTATGTCTGCTCGTCCAGTTGAAGAGACTGAGCTTAAAAACGCTTCGCCTATGGGCGCTTAA
- the ccoO gene encoding cytochrome-c oxidase, cbb3-type subunit II, giving the protein MFHWLEKHPFLFAVGVFVVIAFAGLIEIVPNFAQASRPVVGTAPYSTLELAGRHVYIKNSCNACHSQLIRPFKAETDRYGHYSLSGEYAYDRPFLWGSKRTGPDLMRVGNYRTTDWHEHHMKNPEEVVPKSIMPAYPWMFENKADIDTAYAEQLTVSKVFSVPYNKAVPTKDGSVTVKMGKDLADAKAMALEEAKVIAADMKDPKVKAAVAAGEIPEIVALIAYLNSLK; this is encoded by the coding sequence ATGTTTCATTGGTTAGAAAAACACCCGTTCTTATTCGCGGTAGGTGTATTTGTTGTAATCGCTTTTGCAGGTTTAATCGAAATCGTTCCAAACTTTGCACAAGCTTCTCGTCCTGTAGTTGGTACAGCTCCATATTCTACTCTTGAATTAGCTGGACGCCACGTGTATATCAAGAATAGTTGTAATGCTTGTCACTCACAACTTATTCGTCCTTTTAAAGCTGAAACTGACCGTTACGGTCACTACTCTTTAAGTGGTGAGTATGCATACGACAGACCATTCCTTTGGGGTTCTAAAAGAACTGGTCCGGATTTAATGCGTGTTGGTAACTATAGAACTACTGACTGGCATGAACACCATATGAAAAACCCTGAAGAGGTTGTTCCTAAGTCAATTATGCCGGCTTATCCTTGGATGTTTGAAAACAAAGCTGATATAGATACTGCATATGCAGAACAACTTACTGTATCTAAAGTTTTCTCTGTTCCTTATAACAAAGCAGTTCCAACTAAAGACGGTTCTGTAACTGTTAAAATGGGGAAAGATTTAGCAGATGCAAAAGCGATGGCTTTAGAAGAAGCAAAAGTTATTGCAGCTGATATGAAAGATCCAAAAGTTAAAGCAGCTGTAGCAGCTGGTGAAATTCCAGAGATCGTTGCATTAATTGCATATTTAAATAGTTTAAAATAA
- a CDS encoding adenylosuccinate synthase — MMKADVIVGIQWGDEGKGKIVDKLALEYDMVCRSQGGHNAGHTIWVDGVKYALHLIPSGVLNPKAINVVGNGVVLSPESIIKEMEQFENLEGRLFISDKAHLNLSYHALIDQAKERLKGDKAIGTTGKGIGPSYSDKINRIGHRVGELLDPEALCTKILDYFAQNKPIFDVMDIHAPAREELLAELNGFKANLAPYITDTTQMLWKALDEDNQKVLLEGAQGTMLDIDHGTYPYVTSSSTVSAGACTGLGINPKDIGKVTGIVKAYCTRVGNGPFPSEDLGEDGARLGKQGHEFGTTTGRARRCGWFDAVATRYASRLNGCDELALMKLDVLDGFDEVKVCVAYEYNGKEIDYVPVDLENVTPIYKTFKGWTNSVGVRKFEDLPASAQEYVKVIEEVAKTKVGIISTSPERDDTIIL, encoded by the coding sequence ATAATGAAAGCTGATGTAATTGTAGGAATACAATGGGGAGATGAAGGTAAAGGGAAAATAGTTGATAAACTTGCTCTTGAATACGATATGGTTTGTAGAAGCCAAGGTGGTCACAATGCAGGTCATACTATCTGGGTTGACGGTGTAAAATATGCACTTCACCTTATCCCGTCTGGTGTACTTAACCCTAAAGCTATCAATGTAGTTGGAAACGGTGTAGTACTTTCACCTGAGTCTATCATCAAAGAGATGGAACAGTTTGAAAACTTAGAGGGACGTCTTTTTATCTCTGATAAAGCGCATTTAAACCTTTCTTACCATGCTTTAATCGACCAAGCAAAAGAGCGTCTTAAAGGTGATAAAGCTATCGGTACTACAGGAAAAGGGATCGGGCCGTCTTACTCTGACAAGATCAACCGTATCGGTCACCGTGTAGGTGAACTTTTAGATCCTGAAGCATTATGTACAAAAATTTTAGACTATTTTGCACAAAACAAACCTATCTTTGATGTTATGGATATTCATGCTCCGGCACGTGAGGAACTTTTAGCTGAACTAAACGGTTTTAAAGCGAACCTTGCTCCGTATATTACAGACACAACGCAGATGTTATGGAAAGCGCTTGATGAAGATAATCAAAAAGTTCTTTTAGAGGGTGCTCAAGGTACTATGCTTGATATCGATCACGGTACATACCCATACGTAACTTCAAGTTCAACTGTAAGTGCAGGTGCTTGTACAGGTTTAGGGATCAACCCTAAAGATATCGGTAAAGTTACAGGAATCGTAAAAGCATACTGTACACGTGTAGGAAACGGACCGTTCCCGTCTGAAGACTTAGGTGAAGACGGTGCTAGACTTGGTAAACAAGGGCATGAGTTCGGAACAACTACAGGTCGTGCAAGACGTTGTGGTTGGTTCGATGCAGTTGCAACTAGATACGCTTCACGTTTAAACGGTTGTGATGAACTTGCACTTATGAAACTTGACGTTCTTGACGGTTTCGATGAAGTAAAAGTGTGTGTAGCATACGAATACAATGGTAAAGAGATTGACTATGTACCTGTTGATCTAGAAAACGTTACACCTATCTACAAAACATTTAAAGGGTGGACAAACTCTGTAGGTGTTAGAAAGTTTGAAGATCTTCCGGCTTCTGCACAAGAATATGTAAAAGTTATCGAAGAGGTAGCAAAAACAAAAGTTGGTATAATATCAACATCACCGGAAAGAGACGATACAATAATCTTATAA